A genome region from Brachymonas denitrificans includes the following:
- a CDS encoding acetate/propionate family kinase — translation MNHLILVLNCGSSSIKFALYETDANGVPRQKTWGGKVNGITGQNPTYDTSRSAKAPLQLDPAKPYHSALEHIRNMVVQEQGERRLSAVAHRVVHGGSKYFAPVVITGEVLADLRTYIPLAPLHQPFALEAIDVLLGMYPRLPQVACFDTGFHHTLPMVEQILPLNWSYWENGVRRYGFHGLSYDFMRFALLERHGDLARGRTIVAHIGSGASLCAMQNLESVATTLGFSALDGLMMGTRTGALDPGAVLYMMEIEKLTLEQAGRVLYHNSGLKGISGVSDDTQVLLPLEAGNERVRIALALYVRRIAKEIAALATVTKGIDLLVFTAGVGENNAIIRERVCEELGWLGARLDPAANAANSPVISSADSAFTIGVEPTNEEWVMAQRTYELVGLEARPTPRLVPTAAEA, via the coding sequence ATGAACCACCTCATCCTCGTATTGAACTGCGGATCATCCAGCATCAAGTTCGCCCTGTACGAGACCGACGCCAACGGCGTGCCCCGCCAGAAGACCTGGGGCGGCAAGGTCAACGGCATCACCGGCCAGAACCCCACCTATGACACCAGCCGCAGCGCCAAGGCACCGCTGCAACTGGATCCCGCCAAGCCCTACCACTCCGCGCTTGAGCACATCCGCAACATGGTGGTGCAGGAACAGGGCGAGCGCCGCCTGTCCGCCGTGGCGCACCGCGTGGTGCATGGCGGCTCCAAGTACTTCGCCCCGGTCGTGATCACCGGCGAGGTGCTGGCCGACCTGCGCACCTACATCCCGCTGGCGCCGCTGCACCAGCCGTTCGCGCTGGAAGCCATCGACGTGCTGCTCGGCATGTACCCGCGCCTGCCGCAGGTAGCCTGCTTCGACACGGGTTTTCACCACACCCTGCCGATGGTGGAACAGATCCTGCCGCTCAACTGGTCCTATTGGGAAAACGGCGTGCGCCGCTACGGCTTCCACGGCCTGTCCTACGATTTCATGCGCTTTGCCCTGCTCGAGCGCCATGGCGACCTGGCGCGCGGCCGTACCATCGTGGCCCACATCGGCAGCGGTGCCAGCCTGTGCGCCATGCAGAACCTGGAAAGCGTGGCCACCACCCTGGGCTTTTCCGCACTGGACGGCCTGATGATGGGCACCCGCACCGGCGCGCTCGACCCCGGCGCCGTGCTCTACATGATGGAGATCGAGAAGCTCACGCTGGAACAAGCCGGCCGCGTGCTGTACCACAACTCCGGCCTGAAGGGCATCTCCGGCGTGTCGGACGACACCCAGGTGCTGCTGCCGCTGGAAGCCGGGAACGAGCGCGTGCGCATTGCGCTGGCGCTGTACGTGCGCCGCATCGCCAAGGAAATCGCGGCGCTGGCCACGGTCACCAAGGGGATCGACCTGCTGGTATTCACGGCCGGTGTGGGCGAGAACAACGCCATCATCCGCGAGCGCGTGTGCGAGGAGCTGGGCTGGCTGGGCGCCAGGCTGGATCCGGCCGCCAACGCGGCCAACAGCCCCGTCATCTCGTCGGCCGACAGCGCCTTCACCATTGGCGTGGAGCCGACCAACGAGGAATGGGTCATGGCACAGCGCACCTACGAACTGGTGGGCCTGGAAGCGCGCCCCACCCCCAGACTGGTGCCGACAGCTGCCGAGGCATGA
- a CDS encoding toprim domain-containing protein, giving the protein MGYYRGQASAMLLDSQQHGPEAELLLVEGESAAQSVAAVRQSLRQAVLPLQGKPLNAWRASERKVAESPLFGQLAQALGLSGATAHAGGDVLPDLRFARLVLLFDPDADGIHIGALVLLYLQRWLPQLLREERVWMVRPPLGAVRWTDGETGEILLQQAYTQPQLPLLRQQALESGGLDVQQFVYRGLGSLPQQVLFDTCVQAGTRHAHVVRETDLRTVIEVFGGV; this is encoded by the coding sequence ATGGGGTATTACCGCGGGCAGGCGTCCGCCATGCTGCTGGACAGCCAGCAGCACGGGCCGGAAGCGGAGCTATTGCTGGTGGAGGGCGAATCGGCGGCGCAGTCGGTGGCGGCGGTGCGGCAGTCCTTGCGGCAGGCGGTGCTGCCCTTGCAGGGCAAGCCGCTCAACGCCTGGCGCGCGTCAGAGCGCAAGGTGGCGGAAAGTCCGCTGTTTGGCCAGCTGGCACAGGCGCTGGGCTTGTCCGGGGCGACGGCGCATGCGGGCGGGGACGTCTTGCCGGACTTGCGTTTTGCCAGGCTGGTGCTGCTGTTCGATCCCGATGCGGACGGCATCCACATTGGTGCGCTGGTGCTGCTGTATCTGCAGCGCTGGCTGCCGCAATTGCTGCGCGAGGAGCGGGTCTGGATGGTGCGCCCGCCGCTGGGCGCCGTGCGCTGGACCGATGGCGAGACCGGCGAAATCCTGCTGCAGCAGGCCTATACACAGCCTCAGCTGCCGCTATTGCGCCAGCAGGCGCTGGAGAGCGGGGGGCTTGACGTGCAGCAATTCGTCTATCGCGGGCTGGGCAGCCTGCCGCAGCAGGTGCTGTTCGACACCTGCGTGCAGGCGGGGACACGTCATGCGCATGTGGTGCGCGAGACGGATTTGCGCACGGTGATTGAGGTGTTTGGCGGCGTTTGA
- a CDS encoding bifunctional enoyl-CoA hydratase/phosphate acetyltransferase translates to MDIATKELTSMQPQAAAVKPNEDGTMRNTTFSELKIGDFAVMERTISNEDIQLFALASGDLNPAHLDAEYAAKTPFKTVIAHGMWGASMISALLGTQFPGPGTIYLSQTLRFSAPVRVGDTLTVKLTVKSLDAEKKWATLECVCTNQKGKVVISGDAEVIPPAEHIEWTPHDIPEVRLIPRQDGPRRLIEHARSLGEIKVAVVHPCDAVSLESTLEARKLGLINPILVAPRSKLEAVAAENNLSLDGVEIEDVPHSHAAAETAVQLVKAGKVEAVMKGSLHTDELMSAIVAKDAGLRTKRRISHCFLMETAAYPRPFIITDAAINIAPDLGAKADIIQNAIDLAHVIGVDEPKVAILAAVETINAGMQATLDAAALCKMSDRGQITGAVLDGPLAFDNAVSPEAARIKGIKSPVAGQADILMVPDLESGNMLFKALDHLAGAHSAGVVLGAKMPIILTSRADSEESRIASCALAVLLAHHYRVSPP, encoded by the coding sequence ATGGACATCGCAACCAAAGAACTCACCTCCATGCAGCCGCAAGCAGCGGCAGTCAAGCCCAACGAAGACGGCACCATGCGCAACACCACGTTCAGCGAACTGAAGATCGGCGACTTCGCCGTCATGGAGCGCACGATCTCCAATGAGGATATCCAGCTGTTCGCACTGGCCTCCGGCGACCTGAACCCGGCCCACCTCGACGCCGAATACGCCGCCAAGACGCCGTTCAAGACGGTGATCGCCCACGGCATGTGGGGCGCTTCCATGATTTCCGCCCTGCTGGGCACCCAGTTCCCCGGCCCCGGCACCATCTACCTGAGCCAGACGCTGCGCTTCTCCGCCCCGGTGCGCGTGGGCGACACCCTGACCGTGAAGCTGACCGTCAAGTCGCTCGACGCCGAGAAAAAGTGGGCCACGCTCGAGTGCGTGTGCACGAACCAGAAGGGCAAGGTCGTGATCTCCGGCGACGCCGAGGTGATCCCGCCGGCCGAGCACATCGAATGGACGCCGCACGACATTCCCGAAGTGCGCCTGATCCCGCGCCAGGACGGCCCGCGCCGCCTGATCGAGCATGCCCGCAGCCTGGGCGAGATCAAGGTTGCCGTGGTGCACCCCTGCGACGCCGTCAGCCTGGAATCCACCCTGGAAGCCCGCAAGCTGGGCCTGATCAACCCGATCCTGGTCGCTCCGCGCAGCAAGCTCGAAGCCGTTGCCGCCGAAAACAACCTGTCGCTGGACGGCGTCGAGATCGAGGACGTGCCGCACAGCCATGCCGCCGCCGAAACCGCCGTGCAGCTGGTGAAGGCCGGCAAGGTCGAAGCCGTGATGAAGGGCAGCCTGCACACGGATGAGCTGATGTCCGCCATCGTCGCCAAGGACGCCGGCCTGCGCACCAAGCGCCGCATCAGCCACTGCTTCCTGATGGAAACCGCCGCCTATCCGCGCCCGTTCATCATCACCGATGCCGCCATCAACATCGCTCCCGATCTGGGCGCCAAGGCCGACATCATCCAGAACGCCATCGATCTGGCCCACGTGATCGGTGTGGACGAGCCCAAGGTCGCCATCCTGGCCGCCGTGGAAACCATCAACGCCGGCATGCAGGCCACGCTCGACGCTGCCGCCCTGTGCAAGATGTCCGACCGCGGCCAGATCACCGGTGCCGTGCTCGACGGCCCGCTGGCCTTCGACAACGCCGTCTCGCCCGAAGCCGCCCGCATCAAGGGCATCAAGTCTCCGGTGGCCGGCCAGGCCGATATCCTGATGGTGCCGGATCTGGAAAGCGGCAACATGCTGTTCAAGGCGCTGGACCACCTGGCCGGTGCCCACAGCGCCGGCGTGGTGCTGGGCGCCAAGATGCCCATCATCCTGACCAGCCGTGCCGACTCCGAAGAGTCCCGCATCGCTTCCTGCGCGCTGGCCGTGCTGCTGGCCCACCACTACCGCGTCTCCCCTCCCTGA
- a CDS encoding glycerate kinase type-2 family protein, protein MFDAAVASAQPALCVPPHVPDPSELGARGRLVVIGAGKASAAMAQAVEQHWCGRPEQLSGLVVTRYGHAVPCERIEIVEAAHPVPDEAGWRVAQRMLELAQGLGAEDRVLCLISGGGSALLPLPAPGLTLADKQALNRALLASGASIHEMNCVRRHLSLIKGGRLAVACHPARVRTLLISDVPGDDPAEIASGPTVGDGTTCADALAIVRRYGITLPAHARAWLEGGQGESVKPDDVRLQGNTVQLVATPQQALEAAAAVAQAAGYQPLILGSALEGEAREVGRMLAGMALQVVRHGQPVAAPCVLLSGGETTVTVRGSGRGGRNVEALLACALALHGQPGVHALMADTDGVDGAGELAGALCGPDTLQRAWKLGVAPRAALDDNDGHGFFGVLGDAVWTGPTLTNVNDFRAILIDVK, encoded by the coding sequence ATGTTCGATGCGGCGGTCGCCTCGGCGCAGCCGGCGCTCTGCGTCCCGCCGCATGTGCCGGATCCGTCGGAGCTGGGTGCGCGCGGAAGGCTGGTCGTGATCGGCGCCGGCAAGGCGTCGGCAGCCATGGCGCAGGCGGTGGAGCAACACTGGTGCGGGCGGCCGGAGCAATTGTCGGGGCTGGTGGTGACGCGCTATGGCCACGCAGTGCCCTGCGAACGGATCGAGATCGTGGAGGCGGCGCACCCGGTGCCGGATGAAGCCGGCTGGCGTGTGGCGCAGCGCATGCTGGAGCTGGCACAGGGGCTGGGTGCCGAGGACCGGGTGCTGTGCCTGATCTCCGGGGGTGGGTCCGCCTTGTTGCCGTTGCCGGCGCCGGGCCTCACGCTGGCGGACAAGCAGGCCTTGAACCGTGCCCTGCTGGCCTCGGGGGCAAGCATCCACGAGATGAACTGCGTGCGGCGCCACCTGTCGCTGATCAAGGGAGGACGGCTGGCGGTGGCCTGCCACCCGGCGCGTGTGCGGACGCTGCTGATTTCGGATGTGCCTGGCGATGATCCGGCAGAGATCGCCTCGGGCCCGACCGTAGGCGATGGCACCACCTGCGCGGATGCATTGGCGATCGTGCGGCGTTATGGCATCACCCTGCCGGCGCATGCGCGGGCGTGGCTGGAAGGCGGGCAGGGCGAAAGCGTGAAGCCGGACGATGTCCGCCTGCAGGGCAACACGGTGCAGCTGGTCGCGACGCCGCAGCAGGCACTGGAGGCGGCTGCTGCCGTGGCGCAGGCGGCCGGTTATCAGCCGCTGATTCTCGGCAGTGCGCTGGAAGGCGAGGCGCGCGAGGTGGGGCGCATGCTGGCTGGCATGGCGCTGCAGGTGGTGCGGCACGGGCAGCCGGTTGCTGCCCCGTGTGTGCTGCTTTCGGGGGGTGAAACCACAGTTACCGTGCGTGGCAGCGGGCGCGGTGGCCGCAATGTGGAGGCCTTGCTGGCCTGTGCGCTTGCGCTGCACGGGCAGCCGGGCGTGCATGCGCTGATGGCCGACACCGATGGCGTGGATGGTGCCGGGGAACTGGCCGGTGCGCTGTGCGGGCCGGATACCCTGCAGCGGGCCTGGAAGCTGGGCGTGGCGCCGCGCGCAGCGCTGGATGACAACGACGGGCATGGCTTTTTCGGGGTCCTGGGCGATGCCGTATGGACCGGGCCGACGCTGACCAATGTGAACGACTTCCGTGCGATCCTGATCGATGTGAAATAG
- the tal gene encoding transaldolase: MNQLEALKQFTTVVADTGDFNQMVQFQPQDATTNPSLILKAVQKTDYAPLLTETVQRVGTQDLARTMDELLVQFGCAILKLVPGRVSTEVDARLSFDTAATVARAERIMALYNQQGIGNERVLIKIASTWEGIQAAQQLEAKGIRTNLTLLFAFCQAVACGNAGVQLISPFVGRIYDWYKKQAGAQWDEAAMAGANDPGVQSVRRIYQYFKQHGIGTEIMGASFRNTGQIMALSGCDLLTISPELLAQLSDAEAPSGFEPALNPAMAGAEPMPVIRYDEASFRYALNEDAMATEKLAEGIRAFAADAGKLEQLMMAAA; encoded by the coding sequence ATGAACCAGCTCGAAGCCCTCAAACAATTCACTACGGTGGTCGCGGACACCGGTGACTTCAACCAGATGGTGCAGTTCCAGCCGCAGGACGCCACCACCAACCCGTCGCTCATCCTGAAGGCGGTGCAGAAAACCGACTACGCACCCCTGCTCACCGAGACGGTGCAGCGTGTGGGCACGCAGGATCTGGCGCGCACCATGGACGAGCTGCTGGTGCAGTTCGGCTGCGCCATCCTCAAGCTCGTGCCAGGCCGCGTTTCGACCGAGGTGGATGCCCGCCTGTCCTTCGACACCGCAGCCACCGTGGCGCGCGCCGAGCGCATCATGGCGCTGTACAACCAGCAGGGCATCGGCAACGAGCGCGTGCTGATCAAGATTGCCTCCACCTGGGAGGGCATCCAGGCGGCGCAGCAGCTTGAGGCCAAGGGCATCCGCACCAACCTGACGCTGCTGTTCGCGTTCTGCCAGGCCGTGGCCTGCGGCAATGCCGGCGTGCAGCTGATTTCGCCCTTCGTGGGTCGTATCTACGACTGGTACAAGAAGCAGGCCGGTGCCCAGTGGGACGAGGCGGCCATGGCGGGTGCCAACGATCCGGGCGTGCAGTCGGTGCGCCGCATCTACCAGTATTTCAAGCAGCATGGCATCGGTACCGAGATCATGGGGGCGAGCTTCCGCAATACCGGCCAGATCATGGCCTTGTCCGGCTGCGATCTGCTGACCATCAGCCCGGAACTGCTGGCGCAACTGTCGGATGCCGAGGCGCCATCCGGTTTCGAGCCGGCGCTCAATCCGGCCATGGCCGGTGCCGAGCCGATGCCGGTGATCCGTTACGACGAAGCCAGCTTCCGCTACGCGCTGAACGAGGATGCCATGGCCACCGAAAAGCTGGCCGAGGGGATTCGCGCGTTTGCTGCGGATGCGGGCAAGCTGGAACAGCTGATGATGGCGGCTGCCTGA
- a CDS encoding Hsp20/alpha crystallin family protein, which produces MSSLMTRGSLFDDFFKDVAPGFFIKPLHGDPLPSASQIRIDVKETDKEFTVQAEMPGVSKEDIHVSVEGSIVTLRAEIRQEDRQTEGEKVLRTERYHGEVSRSFQLPADIDEANAKARYDNGVLCLTLPKKVSNAPQRLTVE; this is translated from the coding sequence ATGAGTTCCCTGATGACCCGTGGCAGTTTGTTTGATGACTTCTTCAAGGACGTGGCCCCCGGCTTCTTCATCAAGCCGCTGCATGGCGACCCGCTGCCCTCTGCCTCGCAGATCCGCATCGACGTGAAGGAAACCGACAAGGAGTTCACCGTGCAGGCCGAAATGCCCGGCGTGAGCAAGGAGGATATCCACGTCTCGGTCGAAGGCAGCATTGTCACGCTGCGCGCCGAAATCCGCCAGGAAGACCGCCAGACCGAAGGTGAGAAAGTGCTGCGCACCGAACGCTATCACGGCGAGGTGTCGCGCAGCTTCCAGCTGCCGGCCGACATCGATGAAGCCAACGCCAAGGCCAGATACGACAATGGCGTGCTGTGCCTGACGCTGCCCAAGAAAGTCAGCAATGCGCCGCAGCGCCTGACCGTGGAGTAA
- a CDS encoding hydroxypyruvate isomerase family protein, producing the protein MPTRLSANLSLLFPDLPFRERFAAAAAAGFDAVECQFPYELPAAELARLLREYGLTLELINLPAGDWAAGERGIAMLPQRRDEFRAGVERALEYAQALGVPRINCLAGIVPEGLPMSQATVVLVDNLRHAAARLAPQGRTLLLEPINTFDMPGFGVSRLEQALEVLDMVGAENVRVQYDLYHATRMGDDVPAMLRRHLPRIGHIQIADVPGRHEPGSGAMAYRELFALLETLGYASCVGCEYLPLRPEAGGTQAGLAWIAGHGLVLPRRQS; encoded by the coding sequence ATGCCCACACGTTTGAGTGCCAACCTGAGTCTGCTGTTCCCGGATCTGCCCTTTCGTGAACGTTTTGCCGCTGCCGCGGCGGCGGGATTCGATGCGGTGGAGTGCCAGTTTCCCTATGAACTGCCGGCGGCCGAGCTGGCACGGCTGCTGAGGGAGTATGGGCTGACTCTGGAGCTGATCAACCTGCCGGCCGGCGACTGGGCGGCGGGCGAGCGCGGCATTGCCATGCTGCCGCAGCGCCGGGACGAATTCCGCGCGGGCGTGGAGCGGGCGCTGGAGTACGCTCAGGCGCTCGGGGTGCCGCGCATCAACTGCCTGGCGGGGATCGTGCCGGAGGGCCTGCCGATGTCGCAGGCGACGGTGGTGCTGGTCGACAACCTGCGTCATGCAGCGGCACGTCTGGCGCCGCAGGGGCGTACGTTGCTGCTTGAGCCGATCAACACCTTCGACATGCCGGGCTTTGGCGTCTCGCGGCTGGAACAGGCGCTGGAAGTGCTGGATATGGTGGGGGCAGAAAATGTGCGCGTGCAATACGACCTGTACCACGCCACCCGCATGGGAGACGATGTGCCCGCCATGCTGCGTCGTCACCTGCCGCGCATCGGGCATATCCAGATTGCCGATGTGCCGGGACGGCACGAGCCGGGTAGCGGAGCGATGGCCTACCGCGAGCTGTTTGCCCTGCTGGAGACGCTGGGCTACGCAAGTTGCGTGGGCTGCGAGTATCTGCCGCTGCGCCCGGAGGCCGGCGGTACCCAGGCGGGGCTGGCCTGGATTGCCGGGCATGGGCTGGTGCTGCCGCGGAGGCAGTCATGA
- the pgi gene encoding glucose-6-phosphate isomerase → MMHKDAFDAGLATEAPAWEWLGKLARCFPVNHHEPGGYCLLDTSTFDLRRAFEEDPQRVQRFSQTLTDASERPLLHADFSKSHLDERVMQALLQLAEEQRVLALRDAMFEGGAINTTEQRQVMHWLLRAPTQDGLPAPLQDVWREMDAVRSAFLAFAETVRANPAITDVVNIGIGGSDLGPRMAVQALDAFVLPGKRFHFVSNVDGHELKAVLRQVQPRRTLFIIASKTFTTLETMTNAATALQWFREAEGGALADQVQDHFVGITTNLEAAAQLGIRTTFGFWDWVGGRYSVWSAIGLSLAIAIGAEQFRAFLEGAHAVDRHFQTAATEQNLPLRMGLIDVWRSSFLGHAARCMAPYHSGLQALPAYLQQLEMESNGKGVSRDGEHLRYLTAPTVWGEPGTNGQHAFFQLLHQGPHVLPVEFIAVKQIDHAWPLHHRLLLANALAQAQALMVGREDEDPQRCCPGNRPSTFLLLEALTPRTLGALLALYEHRVFVAGAVWNINSFDQFGVELGKQLAEDIVPRLESGDVRGLDPSTADLLQRLR, encoded by the coding sequence ATGATGCACAAGGATGCATTTGACGCAGGGCTCGCCACCGAAGCGCCGGCATGGGAGTGGCTAGGCAAGCTGGCGCGATGTTTTCCTGTCAATCACCATGAGCCTGGGGGGTATTGCCTGCTCGATACCTCCACGTTTGACTTGCGTCGTGCCTTCGAGGAAGACCCGCAACGCGTCCAGCGCTTCAGCCAGACCCTGACCGACGCCAGCGAGCGTCCGTTGCTGCACGCGGATTTTTCCAAGTCGCACCTGGACGAGCGCGTGATGCAGGCCCTGCTGCAACTGGCCGAAGAGCAGCGCGTGCTGGCGCTGCGCGATGCGATGTTCGAGGGCGGGGCGATCAACACCACCGAGCAGCGCCAGGTCATGCACTGGCTGCTGCGTGCGCCGACGCAGGACGGCCTGCCGGCCCCCCTGCAGGATGTGTGGCGCGAGATGGATGCCGTGCGCTCGGCCTTTCTGGCGTTTGCGGAGACCGTGCGTGCCAATCCCGCCATCACCGATGTGGTGAATATCGGCATCGGCGGCTCCGATCTGGGGCCGCGCATGGCGGTGCAGGCGCTGGATGCGTTTGTGCTCCCGGGCAAGCGCTTCCACTTCGTCAGCAATGTGGACGGGCATGAACTGAAGGCGGTGCTGCGCCAGGTGCAGCCGCGCCGCACGCTGTTCATCATTGCCAGCAAGACCTTCACCACGCTGGAGACCATGACCAATGCGGCGACGGCGCTGCAGTGGTTTAGGGAGGCAGAGGGTGGGGCACTGGCGGATCAGGTGCAGGACCATTTCGTCGGCATCACCACCAATCTGGAGGCTGCAGCCCAACTGGGCATCCGTACCACGTTCGGATTCTGGGACTGGGTGGGCGGGCGCTATTCGGTCTGGTCGGCCATCGGGCTGTCGCTGGCGATTGCCATCGGCGCCGAGCAGTTCCGCGCTTTCCTGGAAGGCGCGCATGCGGTAGACCGGCATTTCCAGACCGCTGCAACGGAGCAGAACCTGCCGCTGCGCATGGGGCTGATCGATGTGTGGCGCAGCAGCTTCCTGGGCCATGCGGCGCGCTGCATGGCGCCATACCATAGCGGACTGCAGGCATTGCCGGCCTATCTGCAGCAACTGGAGATGGAGAGCAACGGCAAGGGCGTGAGCCGTGATGGCGAGCACTTGCGTTACCTGACTGCCCCTACCGTATGGGGTGAACCCGGCACCAATGGCCAGCATGCCTTCTTCCAGCTGCTGCACCAGGGGCCGCATGTGCTGCCGGTCGAATTCATCGCGGTGAAGCAGATCGATCATGCCTGGCCGCTGCACCATCGCCTGCTGCTGGCCAATGCGCTGGCGCAGGCGCAGGCCTTGATGGTGGGGCGCGAGGATGAGGACCCGCAGCGCTGCTGCCCCGGCAACCGACCCAGCACATTCCTGCTGCTGGAGGCGCTCACACCGCGCACGCTCGGGGCGCTGCTGGCACTGTACGAGCATCGCGTGTTCGTGGCCGGAGCGGTGTGGAACATCAACAGTTTCGACCAGTTCGGCGTGGAGCTGGGCAAGCAGCTGGCCGAGGACATCGTGCCGCGGCTGGAGTCGGGCGATGTGCGGGGGCTGGATCCCTCCACGGCGGATTTGTTGCAACGCTTGCGCTGA
- a CDS encoding PHA/PHB synthase family protein has product MRSPTIPSLPQLTVSDQAARLLDQKFQASVAKLTGSQSPALNTMAFFDWAIHLMVSPGKQLVLAQLAQQHLQQLQSLAIESVALGMETSMSKALRGNQPSPAPSEPIPVPISDRRFKDPDWSQFPFNVLQQAYLMQEKWWQEATRDVRGVNPHHSEWVSFSAHQWLSMLSPSNFPWSNPTVIKRTMQENGANLQRGFRNLLEDTQRQLAHSPPAISEEFQIGKDIAATPGKVVFRNNLMELIQYTPTTKQVRPEPVLIVPAWIMKYYILDLSPHNSMIKYLVDQGHTVFAISWKNPGLAEHNLGMEDYLERGLFAAIDAINAIVPEKKIHATGYCLGGTLLAIGAAAMARDDDDRLASMTLFAAQTDFSEPGELALFIDESQLNLLEAQMAETGYLDSNQMAAAFVWLRSFDLVWSRMVNEYLLGDRARSMDLMAWNADSTRMPARMHTDYLRQMFLHNDLARGKYLVGGRPVVLNDLKLPIYVVGTESDHVAPWKSVYKIHLLSDAEITFVLTNSGHNAGIVSEPGHPRRYFRELTREHNGKFMSAEEWAQTTPVTDGSWWLSWDKWLNARSGEPTAPPAIGAAKGGYPVLEDAPGLYVLER; this is encoded by the coding sequence ATGCGCAGTCCCACAATTCCCTCTCTCCCCCAGCTCACCGTGTCTGACCAGGCGGCCCGCCTGCTCGACCAGAAGTTCCAGGCCTCCGTGGCCAAGCTCACCGGTTCGCAGTCGCCGGCCCTGAACACCATGGCCTTCTTCGACTGGGCCATCCACCTGATGGTTTCTCCCGGCAAGCAGCTCGTGCTGGCCCAGCTGGCCCAGCAGCACCTGCAGCAACTGCAGAGCCTGGCGATCGAAAGCGTCGCCCTCGGCATGGAAACCAGCATGTCCAAGGCCCTGCGCGGCAACCAGCCCTCGCCCGCACCGAGCGAGCCGATTCCCGTGCCGATCAGTGACCGCCGCTTCAAGGATCCGGACTGGAGCCAGTTCCCCTTCAACGTGCTGCAGCAGGCCTACTTGATGCAGGAAAAGTGGTGGCAGGAAGCCACGCGTGACGTGCGCGGCGTCAACCCGCACCACTCCGAGTGGGTGTCCTTTTCGGCTCACCAGTGGCTGAGCATGCTGTCGCCCTCCAACTTCCCGTGGAGCAACCCCACGGTGATCAAGCGCACCATGCAGGAAAACGGCGCCAACCTGCAGCGCGGTTTCCGCAACCTGCTGGAAGACACGCAGCGCCAGCTGGCGCACTCGCCGCCGGCCATCAGCGAGGAATTCCAGATTGGCAAGGACATTGCCGCCACCCCCGGCAAGGTGGTGTTCCGCAACAACCTGATGGAGCTGATCCAGTACACGCCCACCACCAAGCAGGTGCGCCCCGAGCCGGTGCTGATCGTGCCGGCCTGGATCATGAAGTACTACATCCTGGACCTGTCGCCGCACAACTCCATGATCAAGTACTTGGTCGACCAGGGCCACACCGTATTCGCCATTTCCTGGAAGAACCCCGGTCTGGCCGAGCACAACCTGGGCATGGAAGACTATCTGGAGCGCGGTCTGTTCGCGGCAATCGATGCCATCAATGCCATCGTGCCCGAGAAGAAGATCCACGCCACCGGCTACTGCCTGGGCGGCACCCTGCTGGCCATCGGCGCCGCCGCCATGGCGCGCGATGACGACGACCGTCTCGCCTCCATGACGCTGTTCGCCGCGCAGACCGACTTCTCCGAGCCGGGCGAACTGGCGCTGTTCATCGACGAAAGCCAGCTCAACCTGCTGGAAGCACAGATGGCCGAAACCGGCTACCTGGATTCCAACCAGATGGCCGCCGCCTTCGTCTGGCTGCGTTCCTTCGACCTGGTGTGGTCGCGCATGGTCAACGAATACCTGCTGGGCGACCGCGCCCGCAGCATGGACCTGATGGCCTGGAACGCCGACTCCACCCGCATGCCCGCGCGCATGCACACCGACTACCTGCGCCAGATGTTCCTGCACAACGACCTGGCCCGCGGCAAGTACCTGGTGGGCGGCCGTCCGGTGGTGCTGAACGACCTCAAGCTGCCCATCTACGTGGTCGGCACCGAGAGCGACCACGTCGCCCCCTGGAAGTCGGTCTACAAGATCCACCTGCTGTCCGATGCAGAAATCACCTTCGTACTGACCAACAGCGGCCACAACGCCGGCATCGTGAGCGAGCCGGGTCACCCGCGCCGCTACTTCCGCGAACTCACGCGCGAGCACAACGGCAAGTTCATGTCGGCCGAAGAATGGGCCCAGACCACGCCCGTCACGGATGGCTCCTGGTGGCTGTCCTGGGACAAGTGGCTGAACGCCCGCTCCGGCGAACCCACCGCGCCCCCGGCCATTGGTGCTGCCAAGGGCGGCTACCCCGTGCTCGAAGACGCGCCCGGCCTGTACGTGCTGGAGCGCTGA